One part of the Pseudomonadota bacterium genome encodes these proteins:
- a CDS encoding type II secretion system protein, whose protein sequence is MGEVRRRGFSILELVLGFAILILAVVVFFSVFSNSSQQAVQSRNRSVALIMAHSLMDEMEAHPYGSAWPKRWKATTETPVKVWVEGNPQEMIFHKAITFTNGSFVGDVAGDTDEATITISWREGIGVAEPGVVDPNDNKVIKVRMPLWR, encoded by the coding sequence GTGGGCGAAGTGAGGCGGCGGGGGTTCAGCATTCTCGAGCTGGTGCTGGGGTTCGCCATTCTCATTCTCGCGGTGGTGGTGTTCTTCAGCGTCTTCTCGAATTCGTCGCAGCAGGCGGTGCAGAGCCGCAACCGCAGCGTGGCCCTCATCATGGCCCACAGCCTCATGGATGAGATGGAAGCCCACCCCTACGGATCGGCCTGGCCCAAGCGCTGGAAGGCCACCACCGAAACGCCCGTGAAGGTGTGGGTCGAGGGAAATCCGCAGGAGATGATCTTCCACAAGGCCATCACGTTCACCAACGGCAGCTTCGTGGGCGACGTGGCGGGAGACACCGACGAGGCCACCATCACCATCTCATGGCGTGAGGGCATCGGGGTGGCCGAGCCAGGGGTGGTCGACCCCAATGACAACAAGGTGATCAAGGTGCGCATGCCGCTATGGCGATGA